From Actinopolyspora lacussalsi, a single genomic window includes:
- a CDS encoding NAD(P)H dehydrogenase (quinone) (product_source=KO:K03809; cath_funfam=3.40.50.360; cog=COG0655; ko=KO:K03809; pfam=PF03358; superfamily=52218; tigrfam=TIGR01755), translated as MSGPVKLAVVYYSATGVVAEIANALVSEAEAAGAEVRLRRVAELAPDEAVDANPAWRANLEATRAVAEVTPDDLVWADAVIFGSPTRYGNVAAQLKQFIDSLGPQWQQGLLADKVYSGFTSTSTKHGGQESTLLALYNSVHHFGGILVSPGYTDGSKFVDGNPYGTSHVDGQGQFKVDGETRQAASVQARRVVNVARALRAGSA; from the coding sequence ATGAGCGGTCCGGTCAAGCTCGCGGTCGTTTACTACTCGGCCACCGGCGTCGTCGCCGAAATAGCCAACGCGTTGGTCTCCGAAGCCGAAGCGGCCGGTGCCGAGGTCCGGTTGCGGCGAGTCGCCGAACTCGCTCCGGATGAGGCCGTGGACGCCAATCCCGCGTGGCGCGCGAATCTCGAAGCCACCAGGGCTGTCGCCGAGGTGACCCCCGACGACCTGGTCTGGGCCGATGCCGTGATCTTCGGTAGCCCCACGCGCTACGGCAACGTGGCGGCCCAGCTCAAGCAGTTCATCGACTCGCTGGGACCGCAGTGGCAACAGGGGTTGCTCGCGGACAAGGTCTACAGCGGGTTCACCTCTACCTCGACCAAGCACGGTGGTCAGGAGTCCACGCTGCTCGCGTTGTACAACAGCGTGCACCACTTCGGCGGAATCCTGGTCAGCCCCGGTTACACCGATGGCTCGAAGTTCGTCGACGGCAATCCCTATGGAACCAGCCACGTCGACGGTCAGGGACAGTTCAAGGTCGACGGTGAGACCAGGCAAGCGGCGTCAGTGCAGGCTCGTCGAGTCGTCAACGTCGCCCGAGCCCTGCGGGCCGGCTCGGCCTGA
- a CDS encoding phospholipase/carboxylesterase (product_source=KO:K06999; cath_funfam=3.40.50.1820; cog=COG0400; ko=KO:K06999; pfam=PF02230; superfamily=53474), translated as MSTSELPLRHEFTEGDPRSPVLLMLHGTGGTPRDMAPLGYRIDPEAALLSPAGSVSENGVARWFHRYEEGVFDEQDVLRRAGELAEFVEQARDHYGIADRGLVAVGFSNGANIAAALTLLRPDVLTEAVLFAAMSPIVDTPRHSLTDTRVWMSNGEHDPMAPMASVNRLVGTLRDRGAEVTTHRHPGGHDITAEALREAADWLRQRH; from the coding sequence ATGAGCACTTCCGAACTGCCGCTCCGCCATGAGTTCACCGAAGGTGACCCGCGTTCACCGGTACTGCTGATGCTGCACGGGACAGGTGGCACGCCGCGTGACATGGCCCCGCTCGGATACCGGATCGATCCCGAAGCGGCGCTGCTGTCCCCCGCCGGCAGTGTTTCGGAGAACGGTGTGGCGCGGTGGTTCCACCGGTACGAGGAGGGAGTGTTCGACGAACAGGACGTCCTTCGCAGGGCCGGGGAACTGGCCGAGTTCGTCGAACAGGCTCGCGACCACTACGGCATAGCCGATCGCGGGTTGGTCGCCGTCGGATTCTCCAACGGCGCCAACATCGCCGCGGCGCTGACGCTGCTGCGCCCGGACGTGCTCACCGAAGCCGTGCTGTTCGCCGCGATGTCGCCGATCGTCGACACACCGCGTCACTCCCTGACCGACACCCGGGTGTGGATGTCCAACGGCGAACACGACCCCATGGCGCCGATGGCCTCGGTGAACCGACTCGTCGGCACGCTGCGTGACCGCGGGGCCGAGGTGACCACGCACCGCCATCCCGGCGGACACGACATCACGGCGGAAGCACTGCGGGAGGCAGCCGATTGGTTGCGTCAGCGTCACTGA
- a CDS encoding DNA-binding MarR family transcriptional regulator (product_source=COG1846; cath_funfam=1.10.10.10; cog=COG1846; pfam=PF12802; smart=SM00347; superfamily=46785), with product MAVRLRRRNSHTKKGSQVGTEDITAVDPNTASQEAGDDEIVTWWGLVIEGYHVTQERLMSEINERFGLTPGAFDILVRLVRSPECRMPMTKLAREAALSSGGFTKVADRLVAADLIRREPCDTDRRVTYVTLTDHGRVTAETAKSACAEILRRTVLGPLGPETSEQLAMAMRTLRTANADE from the coding sequence GTGGCCGTTAGACTACGGAGACGAAACAGCCACACGAAGAAAGGCAGCCAGGTGGGAACCGAGGACATCACCGCCGTCGACCCCAACACGGCGAGTCAGGAGGCGGGAGACGACGAGATCGTCACCTGGTGGGGACTCGTGATCGAGGGGTATCACGTGACGCAGGAACGGCTCATGTCCGAGATCAACGAGCGGTTCGGACTCACCCCGGGCGCTTTCGACATCCTCGTCAGGTTGGTGCGCTCTCCGGAATGCCGTATGCCGATGACCAAGCTGGCGAGGGAAGCGGCACTGAGCAGCGGAGGATTCACCAAGGTGGCGGACCGGCTCGTGGCAGCGGATCTGATCCGCAGGGAGCCCTGCGACACCGACCGCCGCGTCACCTACGTGACACTGACCGACCACGGTCGGGTGACAGCCGAAACGGCGAAGAGTGCCTGTGCGGAGATCCTGCGTCGCACGGTCCTGGGGCCCCTGGGCCCCGAGACGTCCGAGCAACTGGCCATGGCCATGCGCACGCTGCGTACTGCCAACGCGGATGAGTGA
- a CDS encoding glyoxalase family protein (product_source=KO:K15975; cath_funfam=3.10.180.10; cog=COG0346; ko=KO:K15975; pfam=PF00903; superfamily=54593) has translation MGIATSGLHHVTAIAGNPQRNADFYLRTLGLRMVKTTVNFDDPGTYHLYYGDESGRPGTLMTFFPFHGAPPGKHGNGQATATAFSVPERSMGWWQRHLTDAGVEVGPVQSRDDEETLTFRDPDGLALSLVAHRQPDPRAPWDNGIVPPEHGIRGLHSVSLSVDDADATAGMLTGMGLSLTERQGDRFRFAAGDGGPGTYVDVLVRPGAERGLVAAGTVHHVAWRAPDESTQAAWRSELVESGVSVTSVLDRQYFRSVYFREPGGALLEIATDEPGFTADEPLLELGRALKLPPWLEPSREQIEAALPRLDLPSENNPERPVS, from the coding sequence ATGGGTATCGCCACCAGTGGGCTGCACCACGTGACCGCCATCGCGGGGAATCCGCAGCGCAACGCGGACTTCTACCTGCGTACTCTGGGGCTTCGGATGGTCAAGACCACCGTCAACTTCGACGATCCGGGCACCTACCACCTCTACTACGGTGACGAGTCCGGCCGGCCCGGCACGTTGATGACGTTCTTCCCGTTCCACGGAGCTCCACCCGGTAAGCACGGCAACGGTCAGGCCACCGCCACCGCCTTCTCCGTGCCGGAACGATCCATGGGTTGGTGGCAGCGCCACCTCACCGACGCCGGGGTCGAGGTCGGCCCGGTACAGTCCCGCGACGACGAGGAAACGTTGACCTTCCGGGATCCGGACGGGCTTGCCCTGTCGCTGGTCGCGCACCGGCAGCCGGATCCCCGTGCCCCCTGGGACAACGGCATCGTTCCGCCCGAACACGGCATTCGCGGGTTGCACTCGGTCTCGCTCTCCGTCGACGACGCGGACGCCACCGCCGGGATGCTGACCGGAATGGGGCTCTCGTTGACCGAGCGGCAGGGCGATCGTTTCCGCTTCGCGGCGGGTGACGGCGGTCCCGGCACCTACGTCGACGTGCTGGTGCGTCCCGGTGCCGAGCGAGGTCTGGTCGCCGCCGGTACCGTGCACCACGTGGCCTGGCGAGCGCCCGACGAGTCGACGCAGGCGGCCTGGCGTTCGGAACTGGTCGAGAGCGGTGTCTCGGTCACGTCCGTGTTGGATCGGCAGTACTTCCGGTCGGTGTACTTCCGCGAGCCGGGCGGAGCACTGCTGGAGATCGCAACCGACGAACCCGGCTTCACCGCCGACGAACCCCTGCTCGAACTGGGACGGGCACTCAAGCTCCCGCCATGGCTGGAACCCAGCAGGGAACAGATCGAGGCAGCACTGCCCCGACTGGACCTGCCGAGCGAGAACAATCCGGAAAGGCCGGTCTCATGA
- a CDS encoding cell wall-associated NlpC family hydrolase (product_source=COG0791; cath_funfam=3.90.1720.10; cog=COG0791; pfam=PF00877; superfamily=54001), whose protein sequence is MAGLSAVVGRRLERVNKARTDLRRAERADRAPERAARAATARRKAVSARESRQEEVTELRAERASARRRLTAARAEVETLLAQRDRHRRWLEANRGEPRAPVPSGESRSPDRTETGGVASAAVETVVARALSQRGVTYGWGGGDADGATRGIRDGGVADAHGDYRKIGFDCSGLMVYAFAGIGVRLPHYSGYQYRAGKRVPLARKQRGDMLFWNDGGDVHHVALYLGDGRMVEALLGSSGAGDRGEVRRDRSLRGTTALM, encoded by the coding sequence TTGGCCGGGTTGTCCGCTGTGGTCGGCCGCAGGCTGGAGCGGGTGAACAAGGCCAGGACAGACCTGCGTCGGGCCGAGCGGGCAGACCGTGCGCCCGAGAGAGCGGCACGAGCCGCGACGGCTCGTCGGAAGGCGGTTTCGGCCAGGGAATCCCGCCAGGAGGAAGTCACGGAGCTGCGTGCCGAGCGCGCGAGCGCCCGGCGACGTCTCACGGCGGCGCGTGCCGAGGTAGAGACGCTGCTGGCTCAGCGGGACAGGCATCGCCGCTGGCTGGAGGCCAACCGCGGCGAGCCTCGAGCCCCCGTTCCCTCCGGGGAATCTCGGTCTCCGGACCGTACCGAAACCGGTGGTGTCGCCTCAGCCGCGGTGGAAACCGTGGTCGCGAGAGCGCTCTCCCAACGAGGGGTCACCTATGGGTGGGGTGGTGGTGATGCCGACGGTGCCACGCGAGGCATCCGCGACGGCGGCGTCGCCGACGCGCACGGGGACTACCGCAAGATCGGTTTCGACTGCTCCGGGCTCATGGTCTACGCCTTCGCGGGCATCGGCGTACGGCTGCCGCACTACAGCGGTTATCAGTACCGTGCGGGCAAGCGAGTGCCGCTCGCCCGCAAGCAACGCGGGGACATGCTGTTCTGGAACGACGGTGGCGATGTGCACCACGTGGCGCTGTACCTGGGAGACGGACGAATGGTCGAGGCCCTACTCGGGAGCTCGGGTGCGGGTGACCGAGGTGAGGTACGCCGGGATCGCTCCCTACGCGGTACGACTGCTCTGATGTGA